In Streptomyces sp. NBC_00448, the following are encoded in one genomic region:
- a CDS encoding TetR/AcrR family transcriptional regulator: protein MPRWEPDARQRLETAALELFAERGYDGTTVADIAERAGLMKRSFFRYFRDKREVLFGGTDGLVTQLRAGVGDAPAGEPPWQVLLGALAGSASLFPADRSLAHRRQSVIAANPELREREVLKVAVLEDVLRDLLAERGVPQRQAAYLVRLALTVYEQAFTQWMEPGARATFERCVADADAELQRALSTRHFA from the coding sequence ATGCCGAGATGGGAGCCGGACGCCCGGCAGCGCCTGGAGACAGCCGCGCTGGAGCTGTTCGCCGAGCGCGGCTACGACGGCACGACCGTCGCGGACATCGCGGAGCGCGCGGGCCTGATGAAGCGGTCGTTCTTCCGCTACTTCCGCGACAAGCGGGAAGTCCTCTTCGGCGGCACCGACGGGCTGGTCACCCAGCTACGGGCGGGGGTGGGCGACGCCCCGGCCGGCGAGCCGCCGTGGCAGGTGCTCCTCGGCGCCCTCGCCGGCTCCGCCTCCCTCTTCCCGGCGGACCGCTCCCTCGCCCACCGGCGGCAGAGCGTCATCGCCGCCAACCCCGAACTCCGGGAACGGGAAGTCCTCAAGGTGGCGGTCCTCGAGGACGTGCTCAGGGACCTGCTCGCCGAACGCGGCGTCCCCCAGCGGCAGGCGGCCTACCTGGTGCGGCTCGCCCTGACCGTCTACGAGCAGGCGTTCACCCAGTGGATGGAGCCCGGCGCCCGCGCCACTTTCGAACGCTGCGTGGCCGACGCCGACGCCGAACTCCAACGGGCCCTGTCCACCCGCCACTTCGCGTAG
- a CDS encoding NADP-dependent oxidoreductase codes for MRAVQIDEFGGPEVLRFVETETPVPGPGQVQIEVRACGTNPADWFVREGALGGSLPQGTGFEAAGVVTRAGEGVAGTAVGDRVFGNLMFGGATAGAAQFAVLDDWATIPDTMSFEQAAAIPMLAETAIRTLDELGVVEGHTVFINGGSGAVGRLAAQIAVGRGAEVIVTSGAAKAAAMRELGAKVTEYGDGLADRVRALAPGGVDRVLDIGPGGQLPELIAIAGGDPSHVVTVTDFGNAAEFGVRASGREGTVFRLDAPQTVADAVAAGTLTVPVWRVESWENIAKVHEDIKSGAAKGKTVLRVEA; via the coding sequence ATGCGAGCGGTACAGATCGACGAGTTCGGCGGACCCGAGGTGCTGCGGTTCGTGGAGACCGAGACGCCCGTCCCCGGCCCCGGCCAGGTCCAGATCGAGGTGCGCGCGTGCGGCACCAACCCCGCCGACTGGTTCGTCCGCGAGGGCGCCCTGGGCGGGTCCCTGCCGCAGGGGACCGGCTTCGAGGCCGCCGGCGTCGTCACGCGGGCCGGAGAGGGCGTCGCGGGCACCGCCGTCGGCGACCGGGTCTTCGGGAACCTGATGTTCGGCGGCGCCACCGCCGGCGCGGCGCAGTTCGCGGTGCTGGACGACTGGGCCACCATCCCGGACACCATGTCCTTCGAGCAGGCGGCGGCCATCCCGATGCTCGCCGAGACCGCGATCCGCACCCTCGACGAACTCGGCGTGGTCGAGGGGCACACCGTGTTCATCAACGGGGGCAGCGGCGCCGTCGGGCGGCTCGCCGCGCAGATCGCGGTGGGCCGCGGCGCGGAGGTCATCGTGACGTCGGGCGCCGCGAAGGCCGCGGCGATGCGCGAACTCGGCGCGAAGGTCACCGAGTACGGCGACGGCCTCGCGGACCGCGTGCGCGCCCTGGCTCCCGGTGGCGTCGACCGGGTCCTGGACATCGGCCCCGGCGGCCAGCTCCCCGAGCTGATCGCGATCGCGGGCGGCGATCCCTCGCACGTGGTGACGGTCACCGACTTCGGCAACGCCGCGGAGTTCGGCGTCCGGGCCAGCGGCCGCGAGGGCACCGTCTTCCGCCTGGACGCCCCCCAGACGGTCGCCGACGCCGTCGCCGCAGGCACGTTGACGGTTCCGGTCTGGCGCGTCGAGTCGTGGGAGAACATCGCGAAGGTGCACGAGGACATCAAGTCCGGTGCCGCGAAGGGGAAGACGGTGCTGCGCGTGGAGGCGTGA
- a CDS encoding GNAT family N-acetyltransferase: MTGTTPFVRPYRPADLPALYDICLRTADAGQDASASYAEPDRDLVGAIFAAPYAVLEPDLTFVVDDGGGQTVGYIVGTGDTARFVERFRAEWLPSVAGRWPAPAGEPGTPAESMAVLLHLPERMVVPALASYPAHLHIDLLPRAQRSGHGRALMTAYLAALAAKGVPAVHLGMLSTNTSARAFYDRLGFHEIPVPDAGPLTYLGRATS; encoded by the coding sequence GTGACCGGCACCACCCCCTTCGTCCGCCCGTACCGCCCCGCCGACCTGCCTGCGCTGTACGACATCTGCCTGCGCACCGCCGACGCGGGTCAGGACGCCTCCGCGTCCTACGCCGAGCCCGACCGCGACCTGGTCGGCGCGATCTTCGCGGCGCCGTACGCGGTTCTCGAACCCGACCTCACCTTCGTGGTGGACGACGGCGGCGGGCAGACGGTCGGCTACATCGTCGGCACCGGCGACACCGCGCGGTTCGTCGAGCGGTTCCGCGCGGAGTGGCTGCCGTCCGTGGCCGGCCGCTGGCCCGCACCGGCGGGCGAACCCGGCACGCCCGCCGAGTCGATGGCCGTGCTGCTGCACCTCCCCGAGCGGATGGTGGTGCCCGCGCTCGCCTCCTACCCCGCCCACCTGCACATCGACCTGCTCCCCCGGGCGCAGCGGTCCGGGCACGGCCGCGCCCTGATGACCGCGTACCTGGCCGCGCTCGCGGCGAAGGGGGTCCCGGCGGTGCACCTCGGCATGCTCAGCACCAACACCTCCGCCCGCGCGTTCTACGACCGGCTCGGCTTCCACGAGATCCCGGTCCCGGACGCGGGGCCGCTGACGTACCTCGGCCGCGCCACGTCGTAA
- a CDS encoding SRPBCC family protein, producing the protein MTDESPYEPVTVSRVIPAPPAAVFRVLTNPTRHTDLDGSGMLRGAVTETPVSRVGDVFVMRMYYSEHGHYEMNNHVVEYEQDRRIAWEPEAGRGHPGHGLPGSRWGHRWIYTLSPAGPRSTLVTEAYDCSRAPADERDGMQGGQVWVSGMERTLERLADAVDEQETADG; encoded by the coding sequence ATGACCGACGAGTCCCCGTACGAACCCGTGACGGTGTCGCGGGTGATTCCCGCCCCGCCGGCGGCCGTCTTCCGGGTCCTGACCAACCCCACCCGGCACACCGATCTCGACGGCTCCGGCATGCTGCGCGGCGCGGTCACCGAGACGCCCGTCTCCCGCGTCGGCGACGTCTTCGTGATGCGCATGTACTACTCGGAGCACGGCCACTACGAGATGAACAACCACGTCGTCGAGTACGAACAGGACCGGCGTATCGCCTGGGAGCCCGAGGCGGGCCGCGGCCACCCCGGACACGGCCTGCCGGGCAGCCGCTGGGGCCATCGCTGGATCTACACCCTGTCCCCCGCCGGCCCACGGTCCACCCTGGTCACCGAGGCGTACGACTGCTCCCGCGCCCCGGCCGACGAGCGGGACGGGATGCAGGGCGGGCAGGTCTGGGTGAGCGGTATGGAGCGGACGCTGGAGCGGCTCGCCGACGCGGTGGACGAGCAGGAGACGGCGGACGGGTAG
- a CDS encoding glycoside hydrolase family 2 TIM barrel-domain containing protein → MHEAPSGPLPYYEDMGPGTGALPPRAWTGVSDARRVNLGGAWRFRLSATADGSDDSFARPGFDASRWDVLPVPSHWPLQGHGQDHDYGRPAYTDVRYPFPIDPPRVPTENPTGDHLRGFDLPGDWPGGAAVLRFDGVDSCARVWLNGEELGTFKGSRLPVEFEVGELLRPRGNVLAVRVHQWSSGSYLEDQDMWWLPGIFREVTLIERPEGAVTDFFVHCDYDHLTGNGSLRVDCDPQGTVTVPELGLDVATGETAVVPVEPWSAEVPRLYDAELATEGERVPLRIGFRTVRVEDGLLKVNGRRVLFRGVNRHEFDPDHGRAVDLETMRRDLLLMKRHNVNAVRTSHYPPHPAFLDLCDELGMWVVDECDLETHGFSEVDWRRNPVDDERWTPALLDRAARMVERDKNHPAVVMWSLGNECGTGRGLSAMADWIRQRDPARPIHYEGDQSCADVDVYSRMYANHEESESIGRRAEPPLLDAESDLRRRAMPFLLCEYAHAMGNGPGGLSEYQRIFETYERCQGGFVWEWIDHGLRRRTADGGAYFAYGGDFGEELHDGNFVCDGLVFPDRTPSPGLVEYKKVVQPVGFAADLARGLLTVTNRHDFADVSGLSFHWAYEEEGELVAEGRLEVPALAPGASAEVALPREPRTAADREACWTVRAVLAEDTAWAPSGHEVAWAQFEVARPAVPAGPLPGAPHTPRRVEGGLIMLGPGMFDAADGTLRYLDGAVVDGPRLDVWRAPIDNDRGADWYPDGQLERRWRDAGLDRMRHRIDEVAPGQDSLTVTTRVAPAASDLALRTVYRWTAAGDRLALDVEVTPEGPWSLPLPRLGIRLGLCPTLDTVEWYGGGPGEAYPDTREASRLGRHRSTVDGLQTPYVRPQENGARADVRWAELRRSDGSGLRVTGAPPFWFTARPWSTEELTAAEHTNELKRGDLIWLHLDHGLHGVGSGACGPEALPEFRLAAAPAAFSFTFGTLRAGHPAGPRPPF, encoded by the coding sequence ATGCACGAGGCGCCGTCCGGGCCGCTTCCGTATTACGAGGACATGGGGCCGGGAACGGGAGCGCTCCCGCCGCGGGCGTGGACGGGGGTGTCCGACGCGCGCCGGGTGAACCTGGGCGGGGCATGGCGGTTCCGGCTGTCGGCGACGGCGGACGGGTCGGACGACTCGTTCGCCCGCCCCGGCTTCGACGCCTCGCGCTGGGACGTGCTGCCGGTGCCCTCGCACTGGCCGCTCCAAGGCCACGGCCAGGACCACGACTACGGCCGGCCCGCGTACACCGACGTCCGCTACCCCTTTCCGATCGACCCGCCGCGGGTGCCCACCGAGAACCCCACCGGGGATCACCTGCGCGGCTTCGACCTGCCGGGCGACTGGCCGGGCGGCGCGGCGGTGCTGCGCTTCGACGGGGTGGACTCCTGCGCCCGGGTCTGGCTCAACGGCGAGGAGCTGGGCACCTTCAAGGGCAGCCGGCTGCCGGTGGAGTTCGAGGTCGGCGAACTGCTGCGGCCGCGCGGGAACGTCCTGGCGGTGCGGGTGCACCAGTGGTCCTCGGGCAGCTACCTGGAGGACCAGGACATGTGGTGGCTGCCGGGCATCTTCCGCGAGGTCACGCTGATCGAACGGCCCGAGGGCGCCGTCACGGACTTCTTCGTGCACTGCGACTACGACCACCTGACCGGCAACGGCTCGCTGCGGGTCGACTGCGATCCCCAGGGGACCGTGACCGTACCGGAGTTGGGCCTGGACGTCGCGACCGGCGAGACCGCGGTGGTGCCGGTGGAGCCGTGGTCGGCGGAGGTACCGCGGCTGTACGACGCGGAGTTGGCCACCGAGGGCGAACGGGTTCCGCTGCGGATCGGCTTCCGCACGGTCCGCGTCGAGGACGGCCTGCTGAAGGTGAACGGGCGGCGCGTGCTGTTCCGCGGGGTGAACCGGCACGAGTTCGACCCGGACCACGGCCGGGCGGTGGACCTGGAGACGATGCGCCGGGACCTGCTGCTGATGAAGCGGCACAACGTCAACGCGGTCCGCACCAGCCACTATCCGCCGCACCCGGCGTTCCTCGACCTGTGCGACGAGTTGGGGATGTGGGTGGTCGACGAGTGCGACCTGGAGACGCACGGCTTCTCCGAGGTCGACTGGCGCCGCAACCCGGTGGACGACGAGCGGTGGACCCCGGCCCTGCTGGACCGGGCCGCCCGGATGGTCGAGCGCGACAAGAACCACCCCGCGGTGGTGATGTGGTCGCTGGGCAACGAGTGCGGCACCGGGCGCGGGCTGTCCGCGATGGCCGACTGGATCAGGCAGCGCGACCCGGCCCGCCCGATCCACTACGAGGGCGACCAGTCCTGCGCGGACGTCGACGTCTACTCCCGAATGTACGCCAACCACGAGGAGAGCGAGTCGATCGGCCGCCGCGCCGAACCCCCGCTCCTGGACGCCGAGTCGGACCTGCGCCGGCGCGCGATGCCGTTCCTCCTGTGCGAGTACGCCCACGCCATGGGCAACGGCCCGGGCGGACTCAGCGAGTACCAGCGGATCTTCGAGACGTACGAACGCTGCCAGGGCGGCTTCGTGTGGGAGTGGATCGACCACGGGCTGCGCCGCAGGACCGCGGACGGCGGCGCGTACTTCGCCTACGGCGGGGACTTCGGCGAGGAGTTGCACGACGGCAACTTCGTCTGCGACGGGCTGGTCTTCCCCGACCGCACGCCCTCCCCCGGGCTGGTCGAGTACAAGAAGGTGGTGCAGCCGGTCGGCTTCGCCGCGGATCTGGCGCGCGGCCTGCTGACCGTCACCAACCGCCATGACTTCGCGGACGTTTCGGGACTGTCCTTCCACTGGGCGTACGAGGAGGAGGGCGAACTCGTCGCCGAGGGACGGCTTGAGGTGCCCGCGCTGGCGCCGGGAGCGAGCGCCGAGGTGGCGCTGCCGCGGGAGCCGCGGACCGCGGCGGACCGCGAGGCGTGCTGGACGGTGCGGGCGGTGCTCGCCGAGGACACCGCGTGGGCGCCGTCCGGCCACGAAGTGGCGTGGGCCCAGTTCGAGGTGGCTCGACCGGCCGTGCCGGCAGGCCCGTTGCCCGGCGCGCCGCACACCCCGCGGCGGGTCGAGGGCGGGCTGATCATGCTCGGCCCCGGCATGTTCGACGCGGCCGACGGCACCCTGCGCTACCTGGACGGCGCGGTGGTGGACGGCCCCCGGCTGGACGTGTGGCGGGCGCCGATCGACAACGACCGCGGGGCGGACTGGTATCCGGACGGACAGCTCGAACGCCGCTGGCGGGACGCCGGGTTGGACCGGATGCGGCACCGGATCGACGAAGTGGCGCCCGGCCAGGACTCGTTGACCGTCACCACCCGGGTCGCGCCGGCCGCCTCGGACCTGGCGCTGCGCACCGTCTACCGCTGGACGGCGGCCGGCGACCGGCTCGCCCTGGACGTCGAGGTCACCCCGGAGGGCCCATGGAGCCTGCCGCTGCCGCGGCTCGGCATACGGCTCGGGTTGTGCCCCACGCTCGACACCGTCGAGTGGTACGGCGGCGGGCCCGGCGAGGCGTACCCCGACACCCGCGAGGCGTCCCGGCTGGGCCGGCACCGCTCGACCGTCGACGGCCTGCAGACGCCTTACGTACGACCGCAGGAGAACGGCGCCCGCGCCGACGTGCGGTGGGCGGAGCTGCGCCGGTCCGACGGCTCGGGGCTGCGGGTGACCGGTGCGCCGCCGTTCTGGTTCACCGCCCGGCCGTGGAGCACCGAGGAACTCACGGCGGCCGAGCACACGAACGAGCTGAAGCGCGGCGACCTGATCTGGCTGCACCTTGACCACGGACTGCACGGGGTGGGCAGCGGCGCGTGCGGGCCCGAGGCGCTGCCGGAGTTCCGGCTGGCCGCCGCCCCGGCCGCGTTCTCCTTCACCTTCGGCACGCTGCGCGCCGGCCACCCGGCCGGCCCCCGGCCCCCCTTTTGA